From a region of the Nitrospirota bacterium genome:
- a CDS encoding efflux RND transporter permease subunit yields MWLILGAMRRPITILVAIVAIALCSSLALKRMPIDIFPDLGLPAIYVAQPYSGMDPAQMESYLVSFYEYHFLYITGIEHVESKSIQGAALIKLFFHPGTDMNQALAQTVAYVNRSWAFMPPGTVPPFIVRFDAGSVPVGSLVFRSETKSVGEIQDLALFRVRPMFATLPGVSAPPPFGGNARTVVIHADPERMRAYRMAPDEVVQAVNKSNLIVPAGNVRIGDLTTITTVNSVIPTMSGFGDIPIRTGAGATVFLRDIGYAENSTDIVTAYALINGKRAVYIPVTKRADASTLAVVDRVKEALPRFRALVPDDIAISFEFDQSVYIKNAVRSLATEGVLGALLTGLMVLLFLRDWRSAGIVLLTIPFALLSAVVALWAAGQTINIMTLGGLALAVGILVDESTVAIENIHAHLARGGNRARAILDSGRDVAVPRLIAMLSVLAVFIPSFFMVGVGKALFVPLALAVGFAMAASYVLASTLVPVLATWLLRMEPQLEQVDGRFLRFERGYGRLVGTLVRLRWLVVALYLLVAAIVIWGLADRLGLELFPGVDTGQFQLRVRAPDGTRIERTEVLAQQVLEAIKEEVGSDNVAITQGFVGVQPASYPVNTVHLWTSGPHEAVLLVALKRGSGLSVEDVKERLREKLPGRFPGTKYLFEAGDVISQVMNMGSPTAIEVAMSGPKLEANRAYAERVLQEMARIPTLRDLQFGQPLEYPTVEVAVDRVRAGQLGLSMADVARSLVSATSSSRFIQPMFWRDASSGNAYQVQIEVPQHRMASAEDVENVPVMPNAAAGPLVRDLARVAPGKMIGEYARYNMQRMVTIVTNVAGEDLGHAADRVSAAIARAGEPPRGVTVALRGQAAPMRETLAGLRIGLALSIGVIFLLLAANFQSVWNAVIVLSTMPAVLAGIMVVLALTGTTLNIQSFLGAIMAVGVAVANAILLVSFAETRWRTGRSAEEAAIEGAQGRLRPILMTSAAMIAGMIPMALALGEGGEQTAPLGRAVIGGLVAATLATLLILPTVFALIKRRRRPVAVSLDPDDPYSAYYDPPGDSLRKGLPS; encoded by the coding sequence ATGTGGCTGATCCTCGGCGCCATGCGGCGGCCCATTACGATCCTGGTGGCGATTGTCGCGATTGCGCTCTGCTCGAGCCTCGCCTTGAAGCGGATGCCGATCGACATTTTCCCGGATTTGGGCCTGCCGGCGATCTACGTGGCGCAGCCCTATTCCGGGATGGACCCGGCCCAGATGGAGAGCTACCTGGTCTCCTTCTACGAGTACCACTTTCTCTATATCACCGGCATCGAGCATGTCGAGTCCAAATCGATTCAAGGCGCGGCGTTGATCAAATTGTTCTTCCATCCGGGCACGGACATGAACCAAGCCTTGGCGCAGACCGTGGCCTACGTCAACCGCTCCTGGGCCTTCATGCCGCCGGGCACCGTGCCCCCCTTCATCGTGCGGTTCGACGCAGGCAGCGTGCCGGTCGGCTCCCTGGTCTTCCGCAGCGAGACCAAGAGCGTGGGAGAAATTCAGGACCTCGCCCTGTTCCGGGTCCGCCCCATGTTCGCGACGCTCCCCGGCGTGTCCGCCCCGCCGCCGTTCGGCGGGAATGCGCGCACGGTCGTAATTCACGCCGATCCCGAACGGATGCGCGCGTACCGGATGGCGCCGGACGAAGTCGTGCAGGCCGTGAACAAGAGTAATCTGATCGTGCCGGCCGGCAACGTCCGCATTGGAGACCTGACCACCATCACGACGGTCAACTCCGTGATCCCGACGATGTCGGGGTTCGGCGACATTCCGATCCGGACCGGAGCCGGGGCCACCGTCTTCTTGCGGGACATCGGTTACGCCGAGAACAGCACCGACATCGTGACCGCCTATGCGCTCATCAACGGGAAGCGCGCCGTGTATATCCCGGTCACGAAGCGGGCGGACGCCTCCACCCTGGCCGTCGTGGATCGCGTCAAAGAGGCCCTGCCCCGGTTCCGGGCGCTGGTGCCCGACGACATTGCCATCAGTTTCGAATTCGACCAGTCCGTCTATATCAAGAACGCGGTGCGGTCGCTCGCCACGGAGGGAGTCCTGGGCGCGCTGCTCACGGGGCTGATGGTGCTGCTGTTTCTGCGGGATTGGCGCAGCGCCGGCATCGTCCTCCTGACGATCCCCTTCGCCCTCCTGTCGGCGGTGGTGGCGCTCTGGGCCGCGGGCCAGACCATCAACATCATGACGCTGGGCGGGCTGGCGTTGGCGGTGGGCATTCTCGTGGACGAGTCCACGGTGGCGATCGAGAATATCCATGCACATTTGGCACGAGGCGGAAACCGGGCACGTGCCATCTTGGATTCGGGCCGCGACGTGGCGGTGCCGCGCCTGATCGCGATGCTGAGCGTGCTGGCGGTCTTCATTCCCTCCTTCTTCATGGTCGGCGTCGGGAAGGCGCTTTTTGTGCCGCTGGCCCTCGCCGTGGGCTTTGCCATGGCGGCTTCCTATGTGCTGGCCAGCACGCTGGTGCCGGTGTTGGCCACCTGGCTGCTCCGGATGGAGCCGCAGCTCGAACAGGTGGATGGCCGCTTCCTGCGATTCGAGCGGGGATACGGACGGCTCGTTGGAACACTCGTCCGGCTCCGGTGGTTGGTCGTGGCGCTCTACCTGCTTGTCGCGGCGATCGTGATCTGGGGCCTGGCCGACCGGCTCGGCCTGGAGCTGTTCCCGGGCGTGGACACGGGTCAATTCCAACTGCGGGTGCGGGCCCCGGACGGGACCCGCATCGAGCGAACCGAAGTCCTGGCTCAGCAAGTGCTGGAGGCGATCAAGGAGGAGGTCGGTTCCGACAACGTGGCCATCACGCAGGGGTTCGTCGGTGTCCAGCCGGCCAGTTATCCGGTCAACACCGTGCACCTCTGGACGAGCGGGCCGCACGAGGCGGTGCTCCTGGTCGCGTTGAAACGGGGTAGCGGCCTCTCCGTCGAAGACGTCAAGGAGCGGCTTCGGGAGAAGCTCCCCGGGCGCTTTCCCGGCACAAAATACCTTTTCGAGGCGGGCGACGTGATCAGCCAGGTTATGAACATGGGGTCGCCGACCGCCATCGAGGTCGCGATGAGCGGGCCCAAGCTCGAGGCGAATCGGGCCTATGCGGAGCGCGTGCTGCAGGAGATGGCGCGGATTCCCACCCTCCGGGACCTGCAGTTCGGCCAACCGTTGGAATACCCCACGGTCGAGGTGGCGGTGGATCGCGTACGGGCCGGCCAGCTGGGGCTGTCCATGGCCGACGTGGCTCGTTCGCTCGTCTCCGCCACCTCGTCCAGCCGGTTTATCCAGCCCATGTTCTGGCGTGACGCGTCCTCCGGCAACGCCTACCAGGTGCAGATTGAAGTGCCGCAGCACCGGATGGCGTCCGCGGAAGACGTGGAGAACGTGCCGGTCATGCCCAATGCCGCTGCCGGTCCCTTGGTCAGGGATCTTGCGCGGGTCGCCCCGGGGAAAATGATCGGTGAGTATGCGCGGTACAATATGCAGCGGATGGTCACGATCGTTACCAATGTGGCGGGGGAAGATCTGGGTCATGCCGCCGATCGAGTGTCAGCCGCCATCGCGCGAGCCGGTGAGCCGCCCCGCGGGGTGACCGTCGCCCTCCGAGGACAGGCCGCGCCGATGCGGGAGACGCTCGCCGGCCTACGGATCGGCTTGGCCCTCTCGATCGGGGTGATCTTTCTCCTGCTGGCTGCGAATTTTCAATCCGTCTGGAACGCGGTCATCGTGCTCTCCACCATGCCGGCGGTCCTGGCCGGCATCATGGTCGTGCTGGCGCTGACCGGCACGACGTTGAATATCCAGTCCTTTCTGGGCGCCATCATGGCGGTCGGCGTCGCCGTGGCGAATGCGATTCTGCTGGTGTCCTTTGCCGAGACGCGATGGCGGACCGGCCGTTCCGCCGAGGAGGCTGCCATCGAGGGCGCGCAGGGACGTCTGCGTCCGATCCTCATGACGAGCGCGGCCATGATCGCCGGCATGATTCCCATGGCCCTGGCGCTCGGGGAAGGGGGCGAGCAGACGGCGCCGCTCGGCCGGGCCGTGATCGGCGGCTTGGTCGCCGCCACGCTGGCCACGCTCCTGATCCTGCCCACCGTCTTCGCGCTGATCAAGCGCCGGCGCCGGCCTGTCGCCGTCTCGCTGGACCCGGATGATCCGTACAGCGCTTATTACGATCCTCCCGGCGACTCGCTACGGAAGGGGCTCCCGTCATGA